ACCTAATGTATGTTTATGTAAATTTTGTGCATATTTCCAGCAGGAAGAAAGGTTAATATGTCGAAGCAACTTTACAATCACCATTTGCAATTGCCATGCGTCACTTTGTAGAACCTTTGATTTGGAAAGGTGAAACATGTCCGAACTGGCCACTTTTCCCGTCATAGAAGCGGTAAGCCCCTCCAGCCGGCCCCTGGCCGGGCAGCTGCGGCGTCTGGCCGAGACTGCCGCCCTGGTATCATTAGATGTGCTGGCCGTGGCGCTTTCCTTCGCCGCTGCTGCCAGCCTGCGCCTGGGTGTGCTGCCTTATCTCAGCAGTGCCTTTGCCCCCCAGCTGCCGCCGGGCATCCTGGGCAAGATCGGCTGGTTTGCCCTGCTGGTGCCGGCCGCCCTGGCTTACGAAGGGCTGTATACCGGGCGCTACAGTTTCTGGCAGGAATGCGGCCGGCTGGTCAAGGCGCTGTGCCTGGCTTTTGTCTTTGCCCTGGCCGTAATCACCCTGACCAAAACCACCGCCGAGGTTTCCCGCACCCTGGTGGTGCTGGCCTGGCTTTTTGCCCTGCTTTTTCTGCCGGCCGTACGCTATGGCGGCAAACATTTGCTGGCCCGCCTGGGCCTTTGGCGGCGGAGAGTGCTGGTGCTGGGCGCAGGCCGCACCGGCATTATGATACTGCAGGCGCTCAGTGCCGACCCCTACCTGGGCTACCAGGTGGTGGGCTTTCTGGACGACGACCCGCGCAAAAAACACTATACCTGGCCCGGCAGTAACCGGGCGGATGTGCGGGTGCTGGGCGGGTTTAAAGATGTGGGCCGGGTGATGCGGGAGACCGGTGTTTATAATTTGATTGTCGCCGTGCCCGGACTTACCGGTCGCAAACTGGTTGCGCTGGTTAACTCATTGCAGACCGGTTGTGAATCCATCCTGGTGGTACCCGACCTGTTCGGTCTGCCCGTGCTGGGGGCAGAGGCCGACTACTTCTTCAACGAGCAAATCCTGGGCCTGCGCATTAAAAACAACCTGGCCAGTCCGGTTAACGCTTTTCTCAAGCGGGCCTTTGACCTGGTGGTGGGCAGCATCATCCTCCTGCTGGTTTCCCCCGTCATGTTGCTGATTGCTTGCTCAATTAAACTGGACTCACCCGGACCGGTGTTCTATGCCAGTCCGCGCCTGGGGCGGGGGGGCAGGTTGTTCAACTGCTATAAATTCCGTACCATGCACTTGAATAACGAAGCAATATTGCAAGCCTACCTGCAAAATAATCCTCTGGCTCGCCAGGAGTGGGAAAAATACCGCAAAATAAAAGGCAGCGACCCTCGCGTGACCAGAGTGGGGCGGTTTTTGCGCAGGACCAGTTTGGACGAATTGCCCCAGCTCTTCAACGTGCTGCGGGGCGAAATGAGCCTGGTGGGTCCCCGGCCCTATCTGCTTACCGAAGCTGACTATT
The sequence above is a segment of the Desulfurispora thermophila DSM 16022 genome. Coding sequences within it:
- the wbaP gene encoding undecaprenyl-phosphate galactose phosphotransferase WbaP, whose amino-acid sequence is MSELATFPVIEAVSPSSRPLAGQLRRLAETAALVSLDVLAVALSFAAAASLRLGVLPYLSSAFAPQLPPGILGKIGWFALLVPAALAYEGLYTGRYSFWQECGRLVKALCLAFVFALAVITLTKTTAEVSRTLVVLAWLFALLFLPAVRYGGKHLLARLGLWRRRVLVLGAGRTGIMILQALSADPYLGYQVVGFLDDDPRKKHYTWPGSNRADVRVLGGFKDVGRVMRETGVYNLIVAVPGLTGRKLVALVNSLQTGCESILVVPDLFGLPVLGAEADYFFNEQILGLRIKNNLASPVNAFLKRAFDLVVGSIILLLVSPVMLLIACSIKLDSPGPVFYASPRLGRGGRLFNCYKFRTMHLNNEAILQAYLQNNPLARQEWEKYRKIKGSDPRVTRVGRFLRRTSLDELPQLFNVLRGEMSLVGPRPYLLTEADYLTGYQDTILLTPPGITGLWQVSGRNKLKFAERIRLEAWYVRNWSLWMDITLLIRTLGVLNKKDEAY